The nucleotide sequence ctctctctttctcgaatCTATGAACCGTCGTCACCGATTTGTAGTTCCTCAGCCTATGCTCACCTCCGGTGATACTAAACCCAGTCACTCTCCGATCGTCGTCCAGCAGATCTAACCTCTCCCTCGACGTGTTCGCAGGTAGACCGCTGATCACGTTCACGTCGCGCGTGGATCCCACTCGCATCTCGAAGCCTTCGTCTACGTGGCAGCTTTTGATGAAGTGTTTGTAAATCTGAGGCCGGTCGAACCTTCTCACCACGGACCAGACTGTTTCGGGAGGCGCGTTGATCCGCTGAGCTAAGAGGGAGGAGCAGCGACCTCGGCCGAGTTGGTACGTGTGGAACTCGGCGATTGAGTTGGAGAGTACGGCGAACTCGTCTTGAGTTAACTCGGAAGGCATGGTCTGGTGATGGTGAGTTGAGATTATTCTCtcgttgttgtcttcttcttcgttaggTACTAGTACTGGTGCTGGTGGTTGtgtagaggaggaggaggagta is from Camelina sativa cultivar DH55 chromosome 20, Cs, whole genome shotgun sequence and encodes:
- the LOC104771936 gene encoding abscisic acid receptor PYL1-like produces the protein MANSDSYSSSSSTQPPAPVLVPNEEEDNNERIISTHHHQTMPSELTQDEFAVLSNSIAEFHTYQLGRGRCSSLLAQRINAPPETVWSVVRRFDRPQIYKHFIKSCHVDEGFEMRVGSTRDVNVISGLPANTSRERLDLLDDDRRVTGFSITGGEHRLRNYKSVTTVHRFEKERERIWTVVLESYVVDVPEGNSEEDTRLFADTVIRLNLQKLASITEAMNRNNNNNNNNSGDGTNSSSSFQVR